A window from Calliopsis andreniformis isolate RMS-2024a chromosome 5, iyCalAndr_principal, whole genome shotgun sequence encodes these proteins:
- the LOC143179101 gene encoding very long chain fatty acid elongase 7: MSVDICKLDGQDGKGLPIHVPQNVGLFETYRYVMEEAADPRVTDWLLMDSPVPLLGIISLYLAFVLRLGPLYMKNRKPYNLNRVMIFYNILAGTASAAVFYGLLTSGFTTKYSLGCEHHIISYDPESYRMARWVWRLLILKLFELVDTVIFILRKKYNQASFLHIYHHTSTVILAWIMCKFVPGGMWTFTILPNCIVHVIMYTYYLLACLGPEMQKRIAPWKQYITGLQMVQFVIMLGHILQAFSPSCEPHRRPIAYIYMSQILAIFYMFCDYYKKSYLRKKAE; this comes from the exons AATGTGGGACTCTTTGAAACGTATCGTTACGTTATGGAGGAAGCAGCAG ATCCTAGAGTGACGGACTGGCTCTTAATGGACAGCCCGGTTCCATTGTTAGGGATTATATCCCTTTATCTGGCGTTCGTTCTTCGCCTCGGACCACTTTATATGAAAAACCGAAAGCCGTACAATCTGAACAGGGTCATGATATTTTATAACATCCTTGCAGGGACTGCGAGTGCTGCTGTATTTTACGGA CTTCTCACATCAGGCTTCACTACGAAATACTCTTTAGGATGCGAGCATCATATTATTTCCTATGATCCTGAATCTTATCGC ATGGCTCGATGGGTATGGAGGCTTTTAATATTGAAACTCTTCGAATTGGTCGACACTGTTATCTTCATTTTGAGAAAAAAGTACAATCAAGCTTCCTTCCTTCATATTTATCATCATACGTCTACTGTCATCCTTGCATGGATAATGTGCAAATTTGTCCCAg GAGGTATGTGGACGTTCACGATTCTGCCAAACTGTATAGTGCACGTGATCATGTACACCTATTATCTGCTAGCCTGCTTGGGCCCAGAAATGCAAAAGAGGATCGCACCTTGGAAACAATATATTACGGGGTTACAAATG GTACAGTTTGTCATCATGTTAGGTCACATATTACAAGCTTTCTCACCCTCCTGTGAGCCACATCGAAGACCGATTGCTTACATCTACATGTCTCAGATTCTCGCCATATTCTACATGTTCTGCGACTATTACAAGAAATCATATCTCAGAAAGAAGGCGGAGTAA